The stretch of DNA CATGAATACCTGCTACTGAATTACCAAATTTATTAAGTCCAGGGCTCCATGTAACTACACTCAATTCTCCCGGCAAAAATGCGGCAATACCGCCTCCCACACCGCTTTTCCCTGGTAATCCAACACGGTAAGCGAACTCTCCTGCTTCATCATAGAAACCACAAGTGAGCATTATCGCGTTTAAACGTTTTGCCTGACCCGAAGTTAAAATTTGTTGGCTGTTTACAGGCAGAACTCCATGATTGGCAAATAGTAAAAATGCTTTTGCAAGCTGTTTGCATGTCATTTCAACCGAACAAACATGGAAATATAGATCCAGAACTGTTTCCACATCATTATGAATATTTCCAAATCCTTTCATAAAATTGACGAGGGCCCGGTTATTAAAGCCATGTTCGCTTTCCGAAGCCACCACAGCTAAATTGAAATCAATAGAAGTATCTCCTGCCAGCGTTCGGATAAAATTTAACACCTCTTTCTTAGGGTCGTTAAAATTTGAAACAATTACATCGGCTATTACCAACGCACCTGCATTAATGAACGGATTTCGTGGAATGCCTTTTTCAAATTCAAGCTGCACTAATGAGTTAAATGGATTCCCCGAGGGTTCTACTCCTACTCTTTTCCATAATTCCTCTCCTAAAACTGAAACAGCCAGGGTAAGGGAAAATACTTTAGAGATACTTTGAATTGAAAATTTTGTATTTACATCTCCAACACTAAAATTTTCTCCCTGCAAAGTATCAACAGCTATACCAAAATGATTAAGTTCAACTTTGGCAAGTTCAGGAATATAATCCGCTACTTTACCTTTATTAATAGAACTTTGTCCGAAAATAGCAACTTGCTGTAAGATTGACTGATAATCGATTCGCATTGAATATTGTTCCAGATTACTTCAATTTTACAATAGTTATTCCATCGCCACCTCTGTCAGGGTGTTCATCTTCCATTTGATCAACGGCCGAATATTTTTTCAGGTAATCGCGAATAAGTTTTCGCAAAATACCGTCACCTCTTCCGTGCAAAATTCGTAATGAACTTAATCCCATCATTAACGCTCTGTCCATAAACTTCTCTAACTCGTAAAGCATTTCTTCACCACGCATACCCCGTACATCTATTTCCGGACTAAATGAAGCCCGCTGCTGAATCTGATAATCGGCATACCCACCTTTGCTTTGTTTTACAGGTTGATCTTTACTTTGAATTTTCTCCAACCTGTTAACTTTCACAACCGACATCAGCTCTCCAATCGCAATAACTGCATTGGTTTTATTCAACTCAATGATTTTTCCAGTAGTATCACTATCGATTAGTTTTACCCAATCGCCCACAGCCAATGGTTCTGCTTCTTTTTTACGTACAGGCTTATCCGCTTTCAGTTTCAGCTTCTGTTGTTCTTGCTCCAACCGCTGGCGTGCCTGTTTCGTTTGCTCTTTATCTGCTTTTGCTGTTCTAATTTCAGCAATGGTATTCTCTACTAATTTATTGGCGCCTTTAATGATATCCTGGGCCTGTTGCTTAGCATCATTAACCAATTTCTTACGATTTTCATCGAAGTACTCTTTCAGTTTTTTATTTTCTTCGAGCAATTCATTCAATCGTTTCTGGCGCTTCTCAATCTCTACTTTGGTATCGTAAACCTGTTTCTTTTCACGCTCCAGATCTACCAACAAAGTATCTACCTTCTTCTGCTGATCACCAATCTTTACTTTTGCCAATTTGAGCACTTGTTCAGGCAAGCCTATTTTTTGCGCAATTTCAAAGGCGTATGAGCTACCTGGCTTACCTATTTGCAAAACATACATCGGCTGCATATGCACATTATCAAACAACATCGATGCATTTTCAAGTCCTTCCGTATTATTGGCGAAAAGTTTAAGATTAGAGTAGTGGGTGGTGAGCACACCCTTTACTTTCTTCTGATTGAGCACCTGTAACACCGCTTCGGCAATTGGCCCACCAAACTGCGGATCTGTTCCTGTACCAAACTCGTCAATCATTACAAGCGTGTGAAAATTAGCCATCTCCACAAAGTTTTTCATTTTGGTAAGATGCGCGCTATAGGTACTCAAATCGCTTTCAATTGATTGATCATCTCCAATATCTACCAGGATTCTGCGATAAAGGCCCATTTCAGAATGACTATCAGCAGGAATCAGCATACCAGCTTGTAGCATTAATTGCAACAAACCTACTGTTTTCATGCAAACCGACTTACCCCCTGCATTTGGACCTGATACCAGTATTATTCTTCCTGTTTCGTCAATTTTGATATTTAAGGGAACTACCGTTTGCTTAGTCTGCTTAAAGTTTAAATACAAAAGCGGGTGACGAGCATTGCTCAGTTTCAAATAAGGCTCATTCTTCAATATTGGCATGCTTGCATCCAGCTTAATGGCCAATGAAGCTTTAGCACGAATAAAATCGATCTTAGTTAGTAATCCATGATAAGCAATTAATAATGGAGAATAAGGTCGAACTTCATCTGTTAAGGCTGTCAGTATTCGGATGATCTCCCGTCTTTTTTCAAATTCAAGGTCACGAACTCTATTATTTAAATCGAAGACTTCTGCTGGTTCCAGGTAAATAGTTTGCCCCGTGGCGGATTCATCATGAATAAAGCCTTTCATTTTTCGCTTATGCTCCGCTAAAACGGGAATCACTAAACGGCCATCTCGAATTGTCAGACTCCCATCGGCACTCCAACCCTCTTTAATGGCGTTACGAAAAATAATATCCAGCCTTCTGCGCGATTCGCTTTCAGCGGCAGCTATTTCACGAATCACCTTATTCAACTCCGGCGATGCATTGGGCCTAATTTTACCTTTAGGATCAATTACCGCATCAATACTTTTCAATATCTTTTGCTCAATCGCCATTCCTTCAAACAATGCCTGAAGGTTGGGATATTGCTCTTCGCGATCTTTGAAATAGCGAATTGTTTGAAAAACTGTTGTTAACGCTAAAGTGAGGGAATAAAAGTCTTCTTCCGAAAGAAAAGCACCTTCTATCCTAATTTTGTTAACAAGATATTGAATATCAATAAAGTTAGCTGAAGGAAATGGCGCATCATTCATCAATATTTCCTTAAATTCAGCTGTTTGAGAGAGCAGTTTATTAAGCAGTTCAAAATTTGTAATGAACTGCATCTTATCAACCAGGTTTTTACCCATCAAGCTTAAGCACTCATTGCGCAAAAGCTCTTTTATATCATTGAAACCTAATTTTTCTCCTACGTTTTCGGGATATAACACTATTTGTATTTTTAATCAGGTTAAATCAACCTTTTTTGATTCAACCATTCTATTGAACAGGGTGCTTCTTTAAATCTAATTTCCTAAAAACGGAGTCTCTCACCCTTTTTAACGAGTCTCTGTTTATAGTTTTTTTGTTTACCGTTTTACCCGCAAAAGGT from Solitalea canadensis DSM 3403 encodes:
- a CDS encoding glutaminase, with amino-acid sequence MRIDYQSILQQVAIFGQSSINKGKVADYIPELAKVELNHFGIAVDTLQGENFSVGDVNTKFSIQSISKVFSLTLAVSVLGEELWKRVGVEPSGNPFNSLVQLEFEKGIPRNPFINAGALVIADVIVSNFNDPKKEVLNFIRTLAGDTSIDFNLAVVASESEHGFNNRALVNFMKGFGNIHNDVETVLDLYFHVCSVEMTCKQLAKAFLLFANHGVLPVNSQQILTSGQAKRLNAIMLTCGFYDEAGEFAYRVGLPGKSGVGGGIAAFLPGELSVVTWSPGLNKFGNSVAGIHVLEMFTTLTNRSIF
- a CDS encoding endonuclease MutS2; this translates as MLYPENVGEKLGFNDIKELLRNECLSLMGKNLVDKMQFITNFELLNKLLSQTAEFKEILMNDAPFPSANFIDIQYLVNKIRIEGAFLSEEDFYSLTLALTTVFQTIRYFKDREEQYPNLQALFEGMAIEQKILKSIDAVIDPKGKIRPNASPELNKVIREIAAAESESRRRLDIIFRNAIKEGWSADGSLTIRDGRLVIPVLAEHKRKMKGFIHDESATGQTIYLEPAEVFDLNNRVRDLEFEKRREIIRILTALTDEVRPYSPLLIAYHGLLTKIDFIRAKASLAIKLDASMPILKNEPYLKLSNARHPLLYLNFKQTKQTVVPLNIKIDETGRIILVSGPNAGGKSVCMKTVGLLQLMLQAGMLIPADSHSEMGLYRRILVDIGDDQSIESDLSTYSAHLTKMKNFVEMANFHTLVMIDEFGTGTDPQFGGPIAEAVLQVLNQKKVKGVLTTHYSNLKLFANNTEGLENASMLFDNVHMQPMYVLQIGKPGSSYAFEIAQKIGLPEQVLKLAKVKIGDQQKKVDTLLVDLEREKKQVYDTKVEIEKRQKRLNELLEENKKLKEYFDENRKKLVNDAKQQAQDIIKGANKLVENTIAEIRTAKADKEQTKQARQRLEQEQQKLKLKADKPVRKKEAEPLAVGDWVKLIDSDTTGKIIELNKTNAVIAIGELMSVVKVNRLEKIQSKDQPVKQSKGGYADYQIQQRASFSPEIDVRGMRGEEMLYELEKFMDRALMMGLSSLRILHGRGDGILRKLIRDYLKKYSAVDQMEDEHPDRGGDGITIVKLK